A single region of the Acidobacteriota bacterium genome encodes:
- a CDS encoding aminotransferase class V-fold PLP-dependent enzyme yields MSRFDWDEKRFERVLQLASAESQRFLSAIPERDVTHRASLEQLRERLGLELTEEGLDDEKVIRELIEGARDGLLGSVSPRFFGFVIGGSMPVALAADWLTSVWDQNAGLYAAAPAPSVCEEVAARWLLEVLRLPETSGVAFVTGGQMANTTCLAAARHRVLADAGWDVERDGLQGAPRVRVLVPDEAHATIFSALRLIGLGASPVRIATDFEGRMRPEALRNALREGEGPAIVCAQAGNVNTGSFDPLGEVIAIAHESDAWVHVDGAFGLWARVSPETSPLVEGVEEADSWATDAHKWLNVPYDCGIAIVKDRAAHLGATSVRADYLIQAGPDSDAPRDPLDWTPEFSRRGRGLPVYAALRWLGRSGLRELIERGCSAASRIASELRKVDGIRIVNEVVLNQVLVDFDVEDSKLHDGLVDRVVRRIQQDGRIWLSGSRWKGRAVIRVSVSNWATGQDEALVAAQAIADAWKSVSVE; encoded by the coding sequence ATGAGCCGGTTCGACTGGGACGAAAAACGCTTCGAGCGTGTCCTGCAGCTCGCGAGCGCCGAGTCGCAGCGCTTCCTCTCCGCCATCCCCGAGAGGGATGTGACGCATCGGGCGTCGCTCGAGCAGTTGCGTGAGCGGCTCGGGCTCGAACTGACCGAGGAGGGGCTGGATGATGAAAAGGTCATCCGGGAACTGATCGAAGGGGCGAGAGACGGTCTGCTCGGATCGGTCTCGCCGCGCTTCTTCGGCTTCGTCATCGGTGGCTCGATGCCCGTAGCGCTGGCCGCCGACTGGCTCACCTCCGTGTGGGATCAGAACGCCGGGCTCTATGCCGCGGCGCCGGCTCCTTCGGTCTGCGAAGAGGTCGCCGCGCGCTGGCTGCTCGAAGTCCTCCGATTGCCGGAAACGAGTGGCGTTGCGTTCGTGACCGGCGGGCAGATGGCGAACACGACCTGCCTCGCGGCGGCGAGACACCGCGTCCTCGCCGATGCCGGATGGGATGTGGAAAGAGACGGGCTTCAGGGCGCCCCGAGAGTTCGCGTGCTCGTTCCGGACGAGGCGCATGCGACGATTTTCAGCGCGCTGAGGCTGATCGGACTCGGGGCGAGTCCGGTACGGATCGCTACGGATTTCGAAGGGCGGATGCGGCCGGAAGCGCTTCGGAATGCGCTGCGAGAGGGCGAAGGGCCGGCGATCGTCTGCGCGCAGGCGGGTAATGTCAACACCGGCTCGTTCGATCCTCTCGGGGAGGTGATCGCGATCGCCCATGAATCGGATGCGTGGGTGCACGTCGACGGAGCGTTCGGTCTCTGGGCTCGCGTCTCACCCGAGACCTCGCCGCTCGTCGAAGGCGTCGAGGAGGCGGATTCGTGGGCGACCGATGCCCACAAATGGCTCAACGTCCCCTACGACTGCGGGATCGCCATCGTCAAAGATCGCGCCGCACACCTCGGAGCGACCTCCGTGCGTGCCGACTACCTCATCCAGGCGGGTCCGGATTCGGATGCGCCCCGCGATCCTCTCGACTGGACACCGGAGTTCTCCAGGCGCGGAAGAGGATTGCCGGTCTATGCCGCGCTGCGCTGGCTTGGTCGCTCGGGACTTCGAGAACTGATCGAGCGCGGCTGTTCGGCAGCGAGCCGGATCGCCTCGGAACTGCGAAAAGTGGATGGCATTCGAATCGTCAACGAGGTCGTGCTGAATCAGGTGCTCGTCGATTTCGACGTCGAGGATTCGAAACTACACGACGGCCTCGTCGATCGTGTGGTGCGGCGCATTCAGCAGGACGGGCGGATCTGGCTCAGCGGAAGCCGCTGGAAGGGGCGGGCGGTCATCCGGGTGTCGGTCAGCAACTGGGCGACGGGGCAGGACGAGGCGCTCGTCGCCGCTCAGGCCATCGCGGATGCATGGAAGTCGGTCAGCGTCGAGTAA
- a CDS encoding RNA-binding S4 domain-containing protein, protein MKWACLVRHRSDATDACRGGIVKVNGQRIKPAGAVRAGDTVEISGEWTRRWEILEIPDRQLSKEKARTIVNDLSPPRPVREKVSPVMERDRGAGRPTKKERREIERLRKSFS, encoded by the coding sequence CTGAAGTGGGCGTGCCTGGTCAGGCACCGATCGGATGCCACCGATGCGTGCCGGGGCGGAATCGTCAAGGTCAACGGACAGCGGATCAAGCCGGCCGGCGCGGTGAGAGCCGGCGACACTGTGGAGATCTCCGGCGAGTGGACCCGGCGATGGGAAATCCTGGAGATTCCCGACCGGCAGCTCTCGAAGGAGAAGGCGAGGACGATCGTCAACGATCTTTCTCCTCCGCGTCCCGTGAGGGAGAAGGTCAGCCCGGTCATGGAGCGGGACCGCGGCGCCGGAAGACCGACCAAGAAGGAGCGGCGGGAGATCGAGCGGCTGAGGAAGTCGTTCAGCTGA
- a CDS encoding fumarylacetoacetate hydrolase family protein, translated as MRIVRYEHGGIIGYGQIHDERILPIADPFTETAPTFDAGIAVSEARLVAPVQPRKIVGVGRNYADHAKELGNELPSTPLIFLKPGTSVIGPGESIIRPASSSRVDFEGELAIVIGRRCRNLGDDWRSVIIGFTCGNDVTARDLQKFDGQFTRGKGFDTFCPLGPWIETDLDPDDVAVTTRVNGSVRQQGRTSQMIFDCGAILGFVSSVMTLEPGDVILTGTPEGVGPLERGDEVSVEIENLGILSNRVE; from the coding sequence ATGAGGATCGTTCGATACGAACATGGCGGCATCATCGGCTACGGACAGATCCACGACGAGCGGATCCTTCCGATCGCCGACCCGTTCACGGAGACGGCTCCGACGTTCGACGCCGGGATCGCAGTCTCCGAGGCCAGACTTGTTGCTCCGGTTCAGCCGCGCAAGATCGTCGGGGTCGGTCGGAACTACGCGGACCACGCGAAGGAGCTCGGCAACGAGCTGCCATCCACGCCGTTGATCTTTCTCAAACCGGGTACATCCGTCATCGGGCCGGGAGAATCGATCATCCGGCCTGCTTCCTCGTCGAGGGTCGATTTCGAAGGCGAGCTCGCCATCGTCATCGGCAGGCGCTGCCGCAACCTCGGCGACGACTGGCGCTCTGTGATCATCGGTTTCACATGCGGCAACGACGTCACCGCGCGCGATCTGCAGAAATTCGACGGGCAGTTCACCCGCGGTAAAGGGTTCGATACCTTCTGCCCTCTAGGACCCTGGATCGAAACCGATCTCGACCCGGACGATGTCGCGGTCACCACCCGCGTTAACGGCAGCGTCCGCCAGCAGGGACGAACCTCCCAGATGATCTTCGATTGCGGTGCGATTCTCGGGTTCGTCTCCTCGGTCATGACGCTCGAACCGGGTGACGTCATCCTCACCGGGACTCCCGAGGGCGTCGGACCGCTCGAGCGGGGCGACGAAGTCAGCGTCGAGATCGAAAACCTCGGAATCCTCTCGAACCGGGTCGAATGA
- the pheS gene encoding phenylalanine--tRNA ligase subunit alpha, producing MNETLGKQLEEIRRRFAEDLEAANDARSVEDLRIRYFGRKGGLVPALFGELKSIPPEEKKEAGAALNALRAELQSRMDEAIASVSRPASKRKAIDVTLPGRRPRIGHLHPITIVRREIEGVFREMGYSVAAGPEIESDWYNFEALNFEPEHPARDEQDTFYLGADRLLRTHTSNVQIRVMEAVKPPVKLVASGRVYRRDEITLRRSPMFHQIEGLLVDEGIHFGHLKGTLQHFLRKIFSAGTGIRFRPSYFPFTEPSAEVDISCVFCSGKGCGTCSQTGWMEILGCGMVHPKVLENVGIDSERYTGFAFGLGIDRVTMLKFGMPNIRVLFENDVRILSQF from the coding sequence ATGAACGAGACGCTCGGGAAACAGCTCGAAGAGATCCGCCGTCGGTTCGCCGAAGACCTCGAGGCGGCGAACGATGCCCGCTCGGTAGAAGACCTCCGCATCCGGTACTTCGGCCGCAAGGGGGGGCTCGTTCCCGCTCTGTTCGGCGAGCTGAAGTCGATCCCGCCTGAGGAGAAGAAGGAAGCGGGCGCTGCGCTCAACGCGCTCCGGGCCGAGTTGCAGTCCCGGATGGACGAAGCGATCGCGTCGGTCTCCCGGCCGGCGTCGAAACGGAAAGCGATCGACGTCACGCTTCCCGGCCGGCGCCCGAGGATCGGCCATCTTCACCCGATCACGATCGTCCGGCGCGAGATCGAGGGTGTTTTCCGGGAGATGGGCTATTCGGTCGCGGCAGGACCCGAGATCGAGAGCGACTGGTACAACTTCGAAGCTCTCAACTTCGAGCCGGAGCATCCGGCACGAGACGAACAGGACACCTTCTATCTCGGGGCGGACCGGCTCCTTCGTACCCATACGTCGAATGTTCAGATCCGCGTGATGGAGGCTGTGAAGCCGCCGGTGAAGCTGGTCGCGTCCGGCCGCGTTTACCGTCGCGACGAGATCACGCTTCGCCGCTCGCCGATGTTTCATCAGATCGAGGGGCTCCTGGTCGACGAAGGAATTCACTTCGGGCATCTGAAGGGGACGCTTCAGCACTTTCTCCGGAAGATCTTTTCCGCGGGAACCGGGATCCGATTCCGGCCGAGCTACTTCCCCTTCACCGAGCCGTCGGCGGAGGTCGACATCTCGTGCGTTTTCTGTTCGGGCAAGGGCTGCGGCACCTGTTCCCAGACGGGGTGGATGGAGATTCTCGGGTGCGGAATGGTCCACCCGAAGGTGCTCGAGAACGTCGGAATCGACTCCGAAAGGTACACCGGGTTCGCATTCGGCCTCGGAATCGATCGGGTCACGATGCTGAAATTCGGCATGCCGAACATTCGCGTCCTGTTCGAGAACGACGTCCGGATTCTGAGTCAGTTCTGA
- the rplT gene encoding 50S ribosomal protein L20, whose product MRVKRGPKRKNRRRKILKLASGYWGLKSRSHRLAKEQVARALDTAYTGRKDRKRDFRKMWIVRIGAASRLHGLSYSRFIAGLKAAGSDLDRKVLADIAVHDEAAFAVLVEQAKSALDGKKTASA is encoded by the coding sequence ATGAGAGTCAAAAGAGGACCGAAGCGTAAGAATCGTCGTCGCAAGATATTGAAACTTGCGAGTGGTTACTGGGGACTGAAGTCGCGCAGTCACCGGCTCGCAAAAGAGCAGGTGGCGCGCGCGCTCGATACCGCTTACACGGGCCGCAAGGACCGGAAGCGGGATTTCAGAAAGATGTGGATCGTCAGGATCGGGGCCGCATCGCGGCTGCACGGGCTGTCGTACTCCCGATTTATCGCCGGTCTCAAGGCGGCCGGCTCGGATCTCGACCGTAAGGTGCTGGCCGACATCGCGGTGCATGACGAGGCGGCATTCGCCGTTCTCGTCGAGCAGGCGAAGTCGGCGCTCGACGGCAAAAAGACCGCTTCCGCCTGA
- the ftcD gene encoding glutamate formimidoyltransferase — MTDLFPFNLWEAVPNVSEGRDREIIEGIESAIRGISGAHLLDRHVDPDHNRSVFTLVARDGDDLLAALLAMFHEASKRIDLRRHSGVHPRTGAVDVVPLIRLGGHSEEKGRELARTLGSELARLHDLPVFLYEHSASASHRRTLPSIRRGGLDGLAARMREAGWKPDFGPEKHHESLGSVITGLRDVLVAFNVLLDSTDPAPAARIARKIRESSGGLPGVRALGMSLLRRGKSQVSINLVRPFETTVADVFGAVSREAHALGVDVLSSEIVGLAPARSLGTDDLASLLLEREDIILEDHVEKGLEV; from the coding sequence GTGACCGATCTCTTTCCCTTCAATCTCTGGGAAGCGGTGCCGAATGTCAGCGAGGGCCGCGACCGCGAAATCATCGAGGGAATCGAATCCGCAATCCGTGGCATATCGGGAGCTCATCTTCTCGACCGTCACGTCGATCCCGATCACAATCGAAGCGTCTTCACGCTCGTCGCTCGTGACGGGGACGACCTGCTGGCGGCACTCCTCGCCATGTTTCACGAAGCGTCGAAGAGAATCGACCTCCGCAGGCACTCCGGGGTTCACCCGAGGACCGGAGCAGTTGACGTCGTCCCGCTGATCCGTCTCGGTGGTCACTCCGAAGAGAAAGGCCGCGAGCTGGCCCGGACGCTCGGATCCGAGCTCGCCAGACTCCACGATCTTCCGGTCTTTCTGTACGAGCACTCGGCGAGTGCGAGCCATCGTCGGACGCTCCCCTCGATCCGTCGCGGAGGTCTCGACGGCCTCGCCGCGCGCATGCGCGAGGCCGGCTGGAAGCCCGATTTCGGCCCCGAGAAGCATCACGAGTCGCTCGGCTCGGTGATCACCGGCCTCAGGGACGTCCTCGTCGCCTTCAACGTTCTGCTCGACTCGACCGACCCCGCGCCTGCCGCCCGGATCGCGCGGAAGATTCGCGAGAGCTCCGGCGGTCTCCCCGGCGTTCGCGCCCTCGGGATGTCTCTGCTCCGCAGAGGAAAATCGCAGGTATCGATCAATCTCGTCCGGCCGTTCGAAACCACCGTTGCGGATGTGTTCGGGGCGGTGTCGAGGGAGGCGCATGCGCTCGGAGTCGACGTCCTCTCCAGCGAGATCGTCGGACTCGCCCCCGCCCGATCCCTGGGGACGGACGATCTCGCGAGCCTTCTCCTCGAGCGGGAAGACATCATTCTCGAGGACCACGTCGAGAAGGGGTTGGAGGTCTGA
- a CDS encoding M23 family metallopeptidase, producing the protein MIEIQVHPSEIRGRVRYLFFGGRTAAVGLVIGTLILLELWGSMAAAPSVLRRVHRDAELRIARDSQAVQLEKLADHVAQMEGLEKKLDEQKIGIEKLLTVYGLAGESVGTGGVAFPDKAVLVDPVTDPLEAAREKEALLRLAVSRISEQLAMLADYEEQHAELVKHVPAILPVPEEQFVLTSPFGSRISPFTRTADMHNGLDLAAPRGTPIVAAGDGVVTFAGRYPMSRSIAWWRFGNVVVVNHADKFVTIYAHCDEVRVKTGEKVSQGQFIATVGSSGWSTNSHLHYEVRADLDGAGVYRPVDPRIYILDHRWNDEEKLLIQSRSVREFNDYEPLPSTFIRGGRRGV; encoded by the coding sequence ATGATCGAGATCCAGGTACATCCGAGTGAGATCAGGGGAAGAGTGCGCTATCTCTTCTTTGGAGGCCGGACTGCGGCGGTCGGGCTCGTGATCGGCACGCTGATCCTGTTGGAGCTGTGGGGCTCGATGGCGGCTGCCCCGTCGGTACTGCGCCGCGTCCATCGGGATGCGGAGCTTCGGATTGCCCGGGACAGCCAGGCGGTCCAGCTCGAGAAGCTGGCGGATCACGTCGCCCAGATGGAAGGGCTGGAGAAGAAGCTCGACGAGCAGAAGATCGGAATCGAAAAGCTTCTGACCGTATACGGCCTCGCCGGAGAGTCCGTCGGCACGGGAGGGGTGGCATTTCCTGATAAGGCGGTGCTGGTCGATCCGGTGACCGATCCGCTCGAGGCCGCGAGGGAGAAGGAAGCGCTTCTGAGGCTCGCAGTTTCCAGAATCAGCGAACAGCTCGCAATGCTGGCAGATTACGAGGAACAACACGCCGAGCTGGTCAAGCACGTTCCGGCGATCCTGCCGGTCCCGGAGGAGCAGTTCGTGCTGACCTCGCCGTTCGGATCGAGGATTTCGCCTTTCACCAGGACCGCGGACATGCATAACGGTCTCGATCTGGCGGCGCCGCGAGGCACACCGATCGTCGCTGCCGGAGACGGCGTTGTGACGTTCGCCGGACGATACCCGATGTCGAGGAGCATCGCCTGGTGGCGCTTCGGGAACGTCGTCGTGGTCAATCATGCGGACAAATTCGTGACGATCTACGCCCACTGTGACGAAGTCCGGGTGAAGACGGGAGAGAAGGTCTCCCAGGGGCAATTCATCGCGACGGTCGGGTCGTCCGGGTGGAGCACGAACTCGCATCTCCATTACGAGGTGCGGGCGGACCTCGACGGGGCGGGAGTTTACAGACCAGTTGACCCGAGGATCTATATACTGGATCATCGCTGGAACGATGAGGAGAAGCTCCTCATCCAGTCGCGCTCGGTCAGGGAGTTCAATGATTACGAACCTCTGCCGTCGACATTCATACGGGGTGGAAGAAGAGGAGTGTGA
- the hpt gene encoding hypoxanthine phosphoribosyltransferase, with protein sequence MPQRTIITTDQLQKRIADLGRQISHEIPPEEEIIALCVLKGAVFFMTDLVRAMDRDVAIDFLQVSSYGNDMTSSGVVTILKEPQLDLRGKTVLVIEDIVDSGLTMREVDRYIRNKGAARVMTVTLLDKAASRTVDFQPDYVGFQIDPDFVVGYGLDHAESFRNLPEIRVVE encoded by the coding sequence ATGCCACAACGCACGATAATCACCACTGATCAACTGCAAAAACGAATCGCGGACCTCGGACGACAGATCAGTCACGAGATCCCTCCCGAAGAGGAGATCATCGCTCTCTGTGTTCTGAAGGGAGCTGTTTTCTTCATGACCGACCTCGTACGAGCGATGGACCGCGACGTCGCAATCGACTTTCTTCAGGTCTCTTCCTACGGAAACGACATGACTTCCAGCGGCGTCGTCACGATCCTCAAAGAACCCCAGCTCGATCTTCGCGGCAAGACCGTTCTCGTCATCGAGGACATCGTCGACAGCGGCCTGACCATGCGCGAAGTCGACCGATACATCCGCAACAAGGGTGCAGCCAGGGTGATGACCGTCACTCTGCTCGACAAAGCAGCTTCTCGAACCGTCGACTTCCAGCCCGATTACGTCGGTTTTCAAATCGATCCCGACTTTGTCGTCGGCTATGGACTCGATCACGCCGAGAGTTTTCGCAACCTTCCGGAAATTCGCGTCGTCGAGTGA
- the rpmI gene encoding 50S ribosomal protein L35, which produces MPKMKTHRGAAKRFRKTATGKIKRSSAFKAHILTKKSPGRKRRLGGSVLLSKPDAKIVDRMLPYL; this is translated from the coding sequence ATGCCCAAAATGAAAACACATCGAGGCGCGGCGAAGCGCTTCAGGAAAACGGCCACCGGAAAGATCAAGCGGAGCTCCGCTTTCAAGGCGCACATTCTGACCAAGAAGTCGCCCGGAAGGAAGCGCCGGCTCGGCGGGTCCGTGCTTCTGTCAAAACCGGACGCCAAGATCGTCGACAGAATGCTGCCGTATCTCTGA
- the thrS gene encoding threonine--tRNA ligase, with translation MQVELPDGSKKEVPDGATVADVAASIGKRLAKDAIAGIVDGKIVDLYAPVSEGSKIAIVTPQTDQGREIIRHSTAHLMANAVQELFPGTQVTIGPVIEDGFFYDFATDRPFTDEDLERIEKRMAEIVERDLPIERSEWARNDAVEEFETMGEAYKAEIIREIPEDEVLSVYSQGDWKDLCRGPHVPATGKLGAFKLLSVAGAYWRGDERNAMLQRIYGTAWADRKELAAYLERLEQAKARDHRKLGKDLDLFTFSKFAPAMPIFLPKGTIIYNELVDFVREYYVRDGYDEVVTPMIWDADLFRTSGHYENFRDSMFFSEIDEREYGVKPMNCPGHTQIYAARMHSYRDLPLRIADFCRLHRYERSGVTHGLTRVRSFAQDDAHLFTTPDQIRSEIEREIGLTEEMYAVFGFADVRIALSNRPEKAIGTPEMWDAAEKALEEALEARGLEYHVNPGEGAFYGPKLEFLIHDAIGRPWQLGTIQLDYALPERFELTYVGADNEEHRPVMIHRAILGSIERFFAILVEHFAGAFPLWLAPVQAKILPVSDRFLEYAGKVRDELVVAGLRVEVDGANEKLGAKIRNAQIEKVPLMLIVGEKEESAGTVSVRDRSAGDLGAEQVGALAARMRDAMRTRSLTLK, from the coding sequence ATGCAGGTGGAGTTGCCGGACGGATCGAAAAAAGAAGTGCCCGACGGGGCGACGGTCGCCGACGTGGCCGCCTCGATCGGGAAGCGACTCGCGAAAGACGCGATTGCGGGAATCGTCGACGGGAAGATCGTCGACCTGTACGCGCCGGTCAGCGAAGGGTCGAAGATCGCGATCGTCACCCCGCAGACCGATCAGGGCCGCGAGATCATCCGGCATTCGACGGCACATCTGATGGCGAATGCGGTTCAGGAGCTCTTTCCCGGAACCCAGGTGACGATCGGCCCGGTGATCGAGGATGGCTTCTTCTACGACTTTGCGACCGATCGGCCCTTCACCGACGAGGATCTCGAGCGGATCGAAAAGAGAATGGCGGAAATCGTAGAGCGCGATCTCCCGATCGAGCGCTCCGAGTGGGCGCGCAACGACGCCGTCGAGGAATTCGAGACGATGGGGGAGGCGTACAAGGCCGAGATCATCCGGGAGATTCCGGAGGACGAGGTTCTCTCGGTCTACTCGCAGGGTGACTGGAAGGACTTGTGCCGCGGCCCGCACGTTCCGGCGACGGGAAAGCTGGGAGCTTTCAAGCTTCTGTCGGTCGCGGGAGCCTACTGGAGAGGTGACGAGCGGAACGCGATGCTGCAGCGGATCTACGGCACGGCGTGGGCCGACCGGAAGGAGCTGGCGGCGTATCTCGAGCGGCTGGAGCAGGCGAAGGCGCGGGACCATCGGAAGCTCGGCAAAGATCTCGATCTCTTCACGTTCTCGAAGTTCGCTCCGGCGATGCCGATCTTTCTTCCGAAGGGAACGATCATTTACAACGAGCTCGTCGATTTCGTCCGGGAGTATTACGTTCGCGACGGATACGACGAGGTCGTGACGCCGATGATCTGGGACGCCGATCTCTTTCGGACCTCGGGGCATTACGAGAACTTTCGCGACTCGATGTTCTTCTCGGAGATCGACGAGCGGGAGTATGGCGTGAAGCCGATGAACTGTCCCGGTCACACGCAGATTTACGCCGCGAGAATGCATTCGTACAGGGATCTCCCGCTGCGGATCGCCGATTTCTGCAGGCTTCACCGCTATGAGCGTTCCGGGGTGACCCACGGTCTGACGCGAGTCCGTTCCTTTGCGCAGGACGATGCGCATCTGTTCACGACACCGGATCAGATTCGGAGTGAGATCGAACGGGAGATCGGGCTGACCGAGGAGATGTACGCGGTCTTCGGATTCGCTGACGTTCGGATTGCGCTGTCGAACCGACCGGAGAAGGCGATCGGGACGCCGGAGATGTGGGACGCGGCGGAGAAGGCCCTCGAGGAGGCGCTCGAGGCGCGTGGGCTCGAGTACCACGTGAACCCGGGCGAAGGGGCTTTTTACGGGCCGAAGCTCGAGTTTCTGATTCACGATGCGATCGGCCGGCCCTGGCAGCTCGGAACGATTCAGCTCGACTATGCGCTCCCGGAGCGCTTCGAGCTTACTTACGTCGGCGCTGACAACGAGGAGCACCGTCCGGTGATGATCCACCGCGCGATCCTCGGTTCGATCGAACGGTTCTTCGCAATTCTGGTCGAGCACTTCGCGGGGGCGTTCCCTCTGTGGCTCGCGCCGGTACAGGCGAAGATTCTTCCGGTGTCGGACCGCTTTCTGGAGTACGCCGGAAAGGTGCGGGACGAGCTCGTCGTAGCCGGTTTGCGAGTCGAGGTCGACGGTGCCAACGAGAAGCTCGGCGCCAAGATCAGGAATGCGCAGATCGAGAAAGTGCCTTTGATGCTCATCGTCGGCGAAAAGGAAGAGAGCGCCGGAACGGTCAGTGTGAGAGACCGGAGCGCCGGTGACCTGGGAGCGGAGCAGGTTGGTGCGCTCGCCGCCAGGATGCGCGACGCAATGCGAACACGGTCCTTGACTTTGAAATGA
- a CDS encoding DUF1684 domain-containing protein yields the protein MNQPFRPLLAGVALISILSGCAYEAPEGSDADGHIEATEEWRARRLSSLQSEGGYLALVGLHWLEPGSNRIGSVPGSDIVVDGLPPRAGVIVVDRMPSEGDHGAVRFIPVTGTDLTSKTDALDGPIDLISDAEASELKREPTTLVSGTTSFYLIERDGRLGVRVLDTEAPTRVNFEGIEHYPVSREWRIEGRFIPFDEVRMVRLEDYAGGQQTMESPGRIHFEHDGWKLTLDVYDSDDNYFIIFRDETSGEETYGAGRYLYTETTAAEDGSIVIDFNRAYNPPCAFTPFATCPLPPRQNWLPIRVEAGEKDYHLHHDKGVSEPAADV from the coding sequence TTGAACCAGCCATTTCGTCCCCTGCTCGCAGGTGTTGCATTGATCTCGATCCTGTCCGGATGCGCGTACGAGGCGCCTGAAGGATCCGATGCGGACGGCCACATCGAGGCCACCGAGGAGTGGCGGGCCCGGAGGCTGTCGAGTCTGCAGTCGGAAGGGGGGTACCTCGCGCTGGTCGGTCTCCACTGGCTCGAGCCCGGCTCGAACCGGATCGGAAGCGTGCCGGGGAGCGACATCGTCGTTGACGGGCTTCCTCCCCGTGCCGGCGTGATCGTCGTCGACCGGATGCCCTCGGAGGGCGATCACGGAGCCGTTCGATTCATTCCGGTGACGGGGACCGATCTGACTTCGAAAACCGACGCGCTCGATGGCCCGATCGATCTCATCTCCGATGCCGAGGCCTCCGAGCTGAAGAGGGAGCCGACGACTCTGGTCTCGGGTACGACGTCGTTCTACCTGATCGAGCGCGATGGCCGGCTCGGCGTTCGCGTCCTCGACACTGAAGCGCCGACTCGAGTGAATTTCGAAGGGATCGAGCATTACCCGGTGTCGCGCGAATGGCGGATCGAAGGACGATTCATTCCGTTCGACGAGGTGAGAATGGTCCGGCTCGAAGACTACGCCGGAGGCCAGCAGACCATGGAGAGCCCCGGGAGAATTCATTTCGAGCACGACGGGTGGAAGCTGACCCTCGACGTTTACGACAGCGACGACAACTACTTCATCATCTTCCGGGATGAGACCAGTGGCGAGGAGACATACGGCGCTGGCCGTTATCTGTATACCGAGACGACTGCCGCGGAGGATGGATCGATCGTCATCGACTTCAATCGAGCGTACAACCCTCCGTGCGCCTTCACTCCGTTCGCAACCTGTCCGTTGCCGCCGAGACAGAACTGGCTGCCGATCCGGGTCGAGGCGGGAGAAAAGGATTACCACCTGCACCACGACAAAGGGGTGTCCGAGCCTGCCGCGGATGTCTGA
- a CDS encoding integration host factor subunit beta has product MIKIDIVNNVVDKTDTQRPKAIEAVDAVIEGLRDALAEGRRIEIRGFGVFEVRERKRGIGRNPKTGDEFRIPPGYTIRFKPGKELRNIPADAGESDSSDSSDSGGS; this is encoded by the coding sequence ATGATCAAAATCGACATCGTCAACAATGTGGTCGACAAGACCGACACACAGCGACCAAAAGCGATCGAGGCGGTCGATGCCGTGATCGAAGGGCTGCGCGACGCTCTCGCCGAGGGGCGGCGCATCGAGATCCGCGGCTTCGGAGTCTTCGAAGTGCGCGAGCGGAAGCGCGGAATCGGACGCAACCCGAAGACCGGCGACGAGTTCCGCATTCCTCCCGGTTATACGATCCGCTTCAAACCCGGCAAGGAGCTGCGAAACATTCCTGCCGATGCGGGAGAGTCGGACAGCTCCGACTCGAGTGACTCCGGCGGGTCCTGA
- the infC gene encoding translation initiation factor IF-3: protein MNERIRVPEVRLIDDEGNQVGIVNTDEARALADEKGLDLVEVAPQAKPPVCKIMDHGKYLFEEKKKANEAKKKQKTIVIKEVQFRPRIDDHDFEFKKKHVIRFLESDAKVKAIVRFRGREMAHRELGKAVLDRLLEDIKEVGEPEGLPSMQGNRLILLIVPSK from the coding sequence ATCAACGAACGCATCAGGGTTCCGGAAGTCCGCCTCATCGATGACGAGGGAAACCAGGTAGGAATCGTCAACACCGATGAAGCGAGAGCACTCGCCGATGAAAAGGGTCTCGATCTCGTCGAGGTCGCGCCCCAGGCAAAACCGCCGGTCTGCAAGATCATGGACCACGGCAAGTACCTCTTCGAAGAGAAGAAGAAGGCGAACGAGGCCAAGAAGAAGCAGAAGACGATCGTGATCAAGGAGGTTCAGTTCCGCCCTCGAATCGATGATCACGACTTCGAGTTCAAAAAGAAGCACGTCATCCGCTTCCTCGAGTCCGATGCGAAGGTCAAGGCGATCGTCCGCTTCCGGGGACGGGAGATGGCGCATCGCGAGCTCGGCAAGGCCGTACTCGACCGTCTTCTCGAGGACATCAAGGAAGTGGGAGAGCCGGAAGGGCTTCCGAGTATGCAGGGCAACCGGCTGATCCTGCTGATCGTCCCCTCGAAGTAA